From a region of the Sporichthyaceae bacterium genome:
- a CDS encoding enoyl-CoA hydratase-related protein: MIREQFDEHGVLELVLDAPPANALDLADIAALAQALRGCATNEAIRAVVVRGEGRGFCAGGDVKEVQALPEFAGILGQARGSLELTSAVAECAVPVIGAVHGYCIGLGVLVAGMCDILLAAPGTPFVLAEADNGAAAGTVQAIGLMPEKRLRAALFTAEPVAAEELHAFGSVLRLVPAADLPDAARTIARTIAGKRPKVIRALKAATDASLDRRLRLTYRAELSHTLELNLAGEADQLRADFVAGRRAGYLASEGPA; the protein is encoded by the coding sequence TTGATCCGCGAGCAGTTCGACGAACACGGGGTCCTCGAACTGGTTCTCGATGCGCCCCCCGCAAATGCGCTGGACCTGGCCGACATTGCCGCGTTGGCGCAGGCCCTGCGTGGTTGTGCCACGAACGAGGCAATCCGTGCGGTCGTGGTGCGCGGCGAAGGGCGTGGCTTCTGCGCCGGCGGCGACGTCAAGGAAGTGCAGGCGCTTCCTGAGTTCGCCGGGATCCTCGGGCAGGCGCGCGGCTCGCTCGAGCTCACCTCGGCCGTCGCCGAGTGCGCCGTCCCGGTGATCGGTGCGGTGCACGGCTACTGCATCGGACTGGGCGTACTCGTCGCGGGGATGTGCGACATCCTGCTTGCCGCGCCGGGAACCCCCTTCGTGCTCGCCGAGGCGGACAACGGCGCAGCTGCCGGCACGGTGCAGGCGATCGGGTTGATGCCCGAGAAGCGTCTGCGCGCGGCCCTGTTCACCGCCGAACCCGTTGCGGCGGAAGAACTCCACGCTTTCGGCAGCGTGCTTCGACTAGTGCCCGCGGCCGACCTGCCGGACGCTGCGCGCACGATCGCGCGCACGATCGCCGGGAAACGACCGAAGGTCATCCGAGCCCTGAAGGCCGCCACCGACGCCAGCCTCGACCGCCGACTGCGGCTGACCTACCGCGCGGAACTGAGCCACACCCTGGAGCTCAACCTGGCAGGCGAGGCCGACCAACTGCGGGCGGACTTCGTCGCCGGTCGACGCGCGGGCTACCTGGCGTCGGAGGGCCCGGCATGA
- a CDS encoding enoyl-CoA hydratase-related protein — MTGPADEVEVVRCDTVVTIRLNRPAKRNAITGAMYTRLADALTEAGDATVVLLTGAGGAFTAGNDLRDMVENPVLGDDAPPLRFLAALTELRAVLLAAVDGPALGVGTTVLLHCDLVYATADSVFGFPFVDLGLVPEAASTLLLPQLTGHQRAAELMLLAERFGAARAAELGLVTEVVADAEELSTRLAQRTAELLAKPRAALLATKALLRESGARTVPERLRMDSRALRELIREKTNVAG, encoded by the coding sequence ATGACCGGACCGGCGGACGAGGTCGAGGTCGTCCGCTGCGACACTGTGGTCACGATCCGCCTGAACCGTCCGGCCAAGCGCAACGCGATAACCGGCGCCATGTACACCAGGCTTGCTGATGCGCTGACCGAGGCCGGCGACGCGACCGTGGTCCTGCTGACCGGAGCCGGCGGTGCGTTCACGGCCGGCAACGATCTGCGGGACATGGTCGAGAATCCGGTGCTCGGCGACGACGCGCCACCGCTGCGGTTCCTGGCCGCGCTGACCGAGTTGCGCGCAGTCCTGCTCGCCGCGGTCGACGGACCGGCGCTCGGCGTCGGGACCACCGTGCTGCTGCACTGCGACCTGGTCTACGCCACCGCCGACAGCGTCTTCGGTTTCCCCTTCGTCGACCTGGGTCTGGTTCCGGAGGCCGCCTCCACCCTGCTGCTGCCGCAACTGACCGGCCATCAGCGAGCTGCCGAGTTGATGCTGCTCGCCGAACGTTTCGGTGCCGCGCGAGCGGCCGAACTGGGCCTGGTCACCGAGGTCGTGGCCGACGCGGAGGAGCTGAGCACGCGGCTCGCGCAGCGGACTGCCGAACTGCTCGCCAAACCCCGAGCCGCGCTGCTGGCGACGAAGGCGTTGCTGCGCGAGTCCGGTGCTCGGACGGTGCCAGAACGGCTGCGGATGGACAGCCGGGCGCTACGGGAGCTGATCCGCGAGAAAACTAACGTTGCTGGGTAA
- a CDS encoding alpha/beta hydrolase: MPAERVRYTRTPYLVVTQESAVRKDVYGSVEDYVVRQAQLLRGSTDSDTVVICMHPIGSPAYLPLFPELARTGLHVIGCGTRYTVGDAALQMENVLLDLAACVRDARERLGYSRVVLAGWSGGGSLMMGYQAEATKPVITATAAGEPTGLAERRLPEADAVLFLAAPRSRHRLLTDFLDASITDEVEPDRNRDREFDLYDPKNPNQPPYSPDFVAAYRERQRARNLRITDFAQDRLARLRAAGRPDDEHAFVVHGTMADPRWLDPTLDPNGRRPRWSYLGDPAVANTSAGALMRFTTIRSWLSQWSLTTAQTDAGDAAPRVQVPVLVLANGRDDAVPVPHPREVFDAISHADKEFVELPEANHYFTGADQSSHLADAAEQVRGWLTRHNLG; encoded by the coding sequence ATGCCGGCCGAACGTGTCCGTTACACCCGAACGCCGTACCTGGTGGTGACCCAGGAGTCCGCCGTCCGCAAGGACGTGTACGGCTCGGTCGAGGACTACGTGGTGCGCCAGGCGCAGTTGCTGCGCGGTTCGACCGACTCCGACACGGTCGTGATCTGCATGCACCCGATCGGCTCGCCCGCGTACCTGCCACTGTTCCCGGAACTGGCCCGTACCGGACTGCACGTGATCGGCTGCGGCACCCGTTACACCGTCGGGGACGCGGCGCTGCAGATGGAGAACGTCCTGCTGGATCTGGCGGCGTGCGTCCGGGATGCCCGGGAGCGGCTGGGGTACTCGCGCGTCGTGCTCGCCGGATGGAGCGGTGGGGGCTCCCTGATGATGGGCTATCAGGCCGAGGCCACCAAGCCCGTCATCACCGCCACCGCGGCCGGTGAGCCCACCGGGCTGGCCGAACGCAGACTCCCCGAGGCCGACGCGGTCCTGTTCCTGGCCGCGCCGCGCAGCCGGCACCGGCTGCTCACCGACTTCCTCGACGCCTCGATCACCGACGAGGTGGAGCCGGACCGCAACCGGGACCGCGAGTTCGACCTCTACGACCCGAAGAACCCGAACCAGCCGCCGTACTCGCCGGACTTCGTTGCGGCGTACCGGGAACGCCAGCGCGCCCGCAACCTACGGATCACCGACTTCGCCCAGGATCGGCTGGCCCGCCTGCGGGCGGCCGGGCGCCCCGACGACGAGCACGCCTTCGTCGTGCACGGCACGATGGCCGATCCACGCTGGCTGGACCCCACCCTCGACCCCAACGGCCGGCGCCCGCGCTGGAGCTACCTCGGCGATCCGGCCGTCGCCAACACCAGTGCGGGTGCGCTGATGCGGTTCACGACCATCCGCAGTTGGCTCTCCCAGTGGTCGTTGACGACCGCGCAGACAGACGCCGGGGATGCCGCGCCACGGGTCCAGGTCCCCGTACTGGTGCTGGCCAACGGCCGCGACGACGCCGTCCCCGTGCCCCACCCCCGCGAGGTGTTCGACGCGATTTCCCACGCCGACAAGGAATTCGTCGAGCTGCCCGAGGCGAA
- a CDS encoding TetR/AcrR family transcriptional regulator: MARPKVPLISKRAALQAALEIIDAEGIDALSIRRLADRLGVNGASLYHHFRSKDEIIVGAAKVALEEVRAPQGHEEPWEVWLLRNARRLRAALQAHPDLIPVMLRREPLGIGTAQLEATFAHLVEEGVPVGAIAPMMEALESYAIASVLHESGGHLAPDPERHPYLARAAGQRSLDPAEIFELVCRQIVEVTVRTAAARAAQSPQPVAAKRSTPRRGKSRASA; the protein is encoded by the coding sequence GTGGCACGGCCCAAGGTTCCGTTGATCTCGAAGCGAGCGGCGTTGCAGGCCGCGCTCGAGATCATCGACGCCGAGGGCATCGACGCGCTCAGCATCCGGCGGCTGGCCGACCGGCTGGGGGTGAACGGCGCCTCGTTGTACCACCACTTCCGCAGCAAGGACGAGATCATCGTCGGCGCCGCCAAGGTCGCCCTCGAGGAGGTCCGGGCACCCCAGGGCCACGAGGAACCCTGGGAGGTCTGGTTGCTGCGCAATGCCCGCCGCCTGCGGGCGGCGTTGCAGGCCCATCCCGACCTGATTCCGGTGATGTTGCGCCGCGAACCGCTCGGGATCGGCACCGCGCAACTGGAGGCCACCTTCGCGCACCTGGTGGAGGAAGGCGTGCCGGTCGGCGCGATCGCGCCGATGATGGAGGCGTTGGAGTCCTACGCCATCGCCAGTGTGCTGCACGAGTCCGGCGGACACCTCGCGCCCGACCCGGAGCGCCATCCGTACCTGGCCCGCGCCGCTGGGCAGCGGTCGCTGGACCCCGCGGAGATCTTCGAGTTGGTCTGCCGACAGATCGTCGAGGTGACCGTGCGGACCGCCGCCGCCCGGGCCGCCCAGAGTCCCCAGCCCGTCGCGGCGAAACGCTCAACCCCCCGGCGCGGGAAGTCTCGCGCCAGCGCCTGA